A stretch of Buteo buteo chromosome 21, bButBut1.hap1.1, whole genome shotgun sequence DNA encodes these proteins:
- the RRP9 gene encoding U3 small nucleolar RNA-interacting protein 2: MAAAAGGRRAKAPRGAAGRRRPRAAVPGAEGRPRAAAGRPVDEEVSSDSEPESPSLGRRRREAAEEEVEETPQEKKLRLAKLYLEQLRQHEEERAAAEEEETQPADLIGDRLKEDVLEQKGRLQRLVAKDVQPPDPASIRMLQGHQLPVTCLVISPDDRFIFSASKDGSLIKWEVESGKRLCVVPGGKKGTEERHMGHASHVLCMAISSDGKYLATGDRNKLIMIWDAATCKRLHIFTGHRDAVSGLSFRKGTHQLYSASHDRCVKVWNVAENAYVETLFGHQDVITGLDSLSRECCVTAGGRDGTVRLWKIPEESQLVFYGHQGSIDCIQLINEEHMVSGADDGSLALWGLTKKKPLALARQAHGMQDAQGLQQPYWISAVAALRNSDLLATGSHSASVKLWKCGEGFRKLEPLWDIPLVGFVNSLKFSAAGDFLVAGLGQEHRLGRWWRVKEAKNSICIIPLKRSAAAPSPEAPDSLEAPNSS; encoded by the exons atggcggcggcggcgggcggcaggAGGGCCAaggccccgcgcggggcggcgggacggcggcggccgcgggcggcg GTCCCGGGCGCCGAGGGGAGGCCGCGGGCGGCGGCCGGCCGGCCCGTCGACGAGGAGGTGTCCAGCGACTCCGAGCCGGAGAG CCCGTCGttggggcggcggcggcgggaggcggcggaggaAGAGGTGGAGGAGACGCCGCAGGAGAAGAAGCTGCGCCTGGCCAAGCTGTACCTGGAGCAACTCCGCCAGCACG AGGaggagcgggcggcggcggaggaggaggagacccAGCCGGCGGATCTCATCGGCGACCGGCtgaaggaggacgtg ctcGAGCAGAAGGGCCGGCTGCAGCGCCTGGTCGCCAAAGAT GTCCAGCCTCCGGATCCAGCCAGCATCCGCATGCTGCAGGGGCACCAGCTGCCCGTCACCTGCCTGGTCATCTCTCCAGATGACAGGTTCATCTTTTCTGCTTCCAAGGACGGCTCCCTCATCAAAT GGGAGGTGGAGAGCGGGAAGAGGTTGTGCGTGGTGCCCGGGGGGAAGAAGGGCACCGAGGAGCGGCACATGGGGCACGCGTCCCACGTCCTCTGCATGGCCATCTCGTCAGATGGCAAGTACCTG GCCACGGGAGACAGGAACAAGCTGATCATGATCTGGGATGCAGCCACCTGCAAGCGCCTGCACATCTTCACTGGGCACCGCGATGCCGTCTCG GGTCTGTCCTTCCGGAAGGGCACACACCAGCTCTACAGTGCCTCCCACGACCGCTGCGTCAAGGTCTGGAACGTGGCAGAGAATGCATACGTGGAGACCTT GTTCGGGCACCAGGATGTCATCACGGGGCTGGACAGCCTGAGCCGGGAGTGCTGTGTGACGGCAGGGGGACGGGATGGTACCGTGCGGCTCTGGAAGATCCCGGAGGAGTCGCAGCTTGTGTTTTACGGGCACCA GGGCTCCATCGACTGTATCCAGCTCATCAACGAGGAGCACATGGTGTCAGGCGCCGATGATGG GTCCCTAGCCCTGTGGGGGCTAACGAAAAAGAAGCCACTGGCACTGGCCCGGCAGGCGCATGGCATGCAGGATGCCCAGGGCCTGCAGCAGCCATACTGGATCTCGGCAGTGGCCGCCCTGCGCAACAGTGACCTCCTGGCTACAG GCTCCCACAGCGCCAGCGTGAAGCTCTGGAAGTGCGGTGAGGGATTTCGGAAGCTGGAGCCCCTCTGGGACATCCCGTTG GTGGGTTTTGTTAACAGCCTCAAGTTCTCTGCAGCCGGCGACTTCCTGGTGGCCGGCCTTGGACAGGAGCACCG GCTTGGCCGGTGGTGGAGAGTCAAAGAAGCCAAGAACAGCATCTGCATCATCCCTCTGAAGCGGagtgctgcagcccccagccccgaaGCCCCTGACAGCCTCGAAGCCCCCAACAGCTCCTAG